In Rutidosis leptorrhynchoides isolate AG116_Rl617_1_P2 chromosome 2, CSIRO_AGI_Rlap_v1, whole genome shotgun sequence, one genomic interval encodes:
- the LOC139891520 gene encoding UTP:RNA uridylyltransferase 1-like isoform X2: protein MKLKDKFDDVKVVKDEVLLKFKDLITGIPCNISVNNQLALENTKLVNSYREIDPRLRQLVIIVKKWAKSRGVNDAFKQTLSSYAYVLMCIYFLQQHCIPSNLPCLQEMELKNYKVNLGGDIICEYYNQVDKLENFGCGNRNCESIARLVWGFFRYWAYCHDYASRVISIRTKNIISKTEEGWNDHYISIEEPFKVSSDLGKEVDEQTFIVFRKEFERAAFIMEVDSDPLVKLFENKQQW from the exons ATGAAATTGAAGGATAAGTTTGATGATGTTAAG GTGGTTAAGGACGAGGTTTTACTGAAGTTTAAGGACTTAATAACTGGAATCCCTTGCAATATAAGTGTTAACAACCAGCTTGCTCTTGAAAATACAAAGCTTGTTAATAGCTATAGGGAGATAGATCCTAGATTGCGACAGTTGGTCATAATTGTGAAGAAATGGGCAAAATCAAGAGGTGTTAACGATGCTTTCAAACAAACGCTCTCTAGTTATGC gTATGTTTTGATGTGCATCTATTTCTTGCAGCAGCATTGCATACCTTCCAATCTTCCATGTCTACAG GAAATGGAGTTGAAAAATTATAAAGTAAATCTGGGTGGTGATATCATATGTGAGTATTATAATCAAGTGGATAaactagaaaattttggatgtggCAATCGTAATTGTGAAAGTATTGCTCGATTAGTGTGGGGGTTCTTTCGATACTGGGCTTATTGTCATGATTATGCATCTCGAGTCATATCTATTCGTACCAAAAACATTATAAG CAAAACTGAGGAAGGCTGGAATGATCATTACATAAGCATAGAAGAACCTTTTAAGGTTTCTTCTGATTTGGGTAAAGAAGTGGATGAACAAACCTTTATTGTTTTCAGAAAGGAGTTTGAGCGGGCTGCTTTTATTATGGAGGTTGATTCTGATCCTCTTGTAAAGCTTTTTGAGAATAAACAACAATGGTGA